Proteins co-encoded in one Nicotiana sylvestris chromosome 7, ASM39365v2, whole genome shotgun sequence genomic window:
- the LOC104232336 gene encoding PRA1 family protein G2, translating into MPSATTTAATATAPATYTTIPISGGDVVNRSIHNLFTFLSRSRPWPEFLAGASAVDLPASFSDAAIRIRRNFKYFSVNYAIVISACSAASLIGSPFSLIFAGLVFAMWLILLFFREDPMVVLGHQISDLAVISGLVIVSAIAAWFTGILNTLLIGVAVGFLVTVIHGLLRNPEGLFVDEDDAVSTGLISNAERRT; encoded by the coding sequence ATGCCATCTGCAACAACTACCGCCGCGACCGCCACGGCCCCGGCAACCTACACCACCATCCCAATTTCCGGCGGTGACGTCGTTAACCGATCTATTCACAATCTCTTTACATTTCTTTCTCGTAGTCGACCGTGGCCGGAATTCCTCGCCGGAGCAAGCGCTGTCGATCTTCCGGCATCCTTCTCCGATGCTGCAATTCGCATTCGCCGGAATTTCAAGTACTTCTCCGTCAACTATGCCATTGTCATCTCTGCTTGCTCAGCCGCTTCACTTATTGGCTCACCTTTTTCGTTGATTTTCGCCGGTTTGGTTTTTGCAATGTGGTTGATTCTTCTGTTCTTCCGGGAGGATCCCATGGTTGTTCTAGGGCACCAAATTAGCGATCTAGCTGTGATTTCGGGTCTCGTAATTGTTTCTGCAATTGCTGCTTGGTTCACAGGAATTTTAAATACTTTGCTCATTGGTGTAGCGGTAGGATTTTTGGTGACAGTGATCCATGGCTTATTGAGGAATCCAGAAGGGCTGTTTGTGGATGAGGACGACGCCGTTTCGACTGGCTTGATTTCAAATGCTGAAAGAAGAACTTGA